The Candidatus Flexicrinis affinis genome has a segment encoding these proteins:
- a CDS encoding HNH endonuclease, with protein MRERARGCCEYCRLASDSAPVRFHVDHIIPVKHGGTDAMDNLCLACFSCNAYIRHDLAGFDPDRGQVARLSDPRASQWTDHFRLELDMRILGLTPHGRATVRVLQFNLQERIESRQELALTGEYPC; from the coding sequence GTGCGCGAGCGTGCACGCGGGTGCTGTGAGTATTGCCGCCTTGCAAGTGACAGTGCACCGGTACGCTTCCATGTCGACCACATCATACCTGTAAAGCACGGCGGCACGGATGCCATGGACAATCTGTGCCTCGCTTGCTTCAGTTGCAACGCGTACATACGACACGATCTTGCCGGCTTCGATCCCGACAGAGGTCAAGTCGCACGCCTGTCTGATCCTCGCGCATCACAATGGACTGACCATTTTCGCCTTGAGTTGGATATGCGAATCCTTGGTCTGACGCCTCATGGCCGCGCAACGGTGCGAGTGCTTCAATTCAATCTGCAAGAACGCATTGAGAGTCGACAGGAACTCGCCCTAACCGGCGAGTATCCTTGCTAA
- a CDS encoding low molecular weight phosphotyrosine protein phosphatase: MIRILFVCYANICRSPMAEAIMRHLVAEAGLSDRILVDSAGTNVFEPDAPAYDLVEDVLQRNRIPVDSAARQVLFEDLHTFDYVLAMDRRNLAFLLRNAASAKAEVRQFLHDAYNRDLVDHVEVEDPYPYGDFEYTFEVIHTGCRVLLEQIRAKHGL; the protein is encoded by the coding sequence ATGATCCGAATTCTCTTCGTGTGCTACGCGAACATCTGCCGTTCGCCAATGGCGGAAGCCATCATGCGTCACCTCGTCGCCGAGGCGGGCCTTTCCGATCGAATCCTCGTCGACTCGGCCGGCACCAATGTGTTCGAGCCGGACGCACCCGCTTACGACCTCGTTGAGGACGTGCTCCAACGCAACCGTATCCCGGTCGACAGCGCCGCGCGTCAAGTCTTGTTCGAGGACTTGCACACGTTCGATTACGTCCTTGCGATGGACCGCCGCAACCTCGCGTTCCTGCTGCGCAACGCCGCCAGCGCCAAAGCAGAAGTCCGGCAGTTTCTACACGACGCCTATAACCGTGACCTGGTCGATCATGTCGAGGTTGAAGATCCGTACCCGTATGGTGACTTCGAATACACGTTCGAAGTGATTCACACGGGTTGTCGCGTGCTGCTGGAGCAGATCCGCGCCAAGCACGGTCTGTGA
- a CDS encoding polysaccharide biosynthesis tyrosine autokinase, with the protein MELNQYLRLIRKWLWLILLAAFVGGGLSFVINVRRPPSYQAEATVAIGRFIESPNPNSSEIYIGFDLAVTYAQLATTFNVMQGAVNTLDLDIAPEDLAGVITTRVISGTSLLVIGVTWDDPVLAADIANTVAEQLIAQSPTNLTPEQLEQIAFLNLQIQDLTQQVRDSRDQLATLNGRISAAETEQDVERLTAQRNAIIQQINEAQSTIASFTDTIASLQQRTNAIDIVERARVPAGPSGSRIETSVILGAFVGAFLAFGVALLIEYLDDSIRSTEESAQLLALPVLGAIVRLGRRTRKYPDMLVTSQPSLSPFVEGYRTTRANLLFMRSAARKRTYIITSAQPQEGKTVTAVNIAATIAQSGLRVLLIDADLRRPRVHEMLGLENQVGLTTLLFDDPVASEVIKSGEDAGLTPAFLQCLQPSGVPGLRVMTSGFVPSNPSEVLGSRTMRSWFEVMYNAAAIDAIVIDTPPCLAAADSMVLAVSSGGSVVIVLDAGTTRRGAAVRAKEQFTKLGIEPAGVIVNRLNPRDEEYGYYYGYYTSDKPNTQSRRPDTMSKRPDTLSRRPAAPETQAGR; encoded by the coding sequence TTGGAACTTAACCAGTATCTCCGTCTGATTCGCAAGTGGTTGTGGCTTATCCTGTTGGCCGCGTTTGTCGGCGGTGGCCTGTCATTTGTGATCAACGTGCGGCGCCCGCCGTCGTATCAGGCCGAAGCGACGGTCGCCATCGGGCGCTTCATCGAAAGCCCCAACCCGAATTCGTCGGAGATCTACATCGGCTTCGACCTCGCGGTCACGTATGCGCAGCTTGCGACCACCTTCAACGTGATGCAAGGCGCGGTAAATACCCTCGACTTGGACATCGCCCCGGAAGACCTGGCGGGCGTCATCACAACGCGTGTCATCAGCGGTACGTCGCTGCTGGTGATCGGTGTGACGTGGGACGACCCGGTGCTGGCGGCCGACATCGCCAACACGGTCGCCGAGCAGTTGATCGCGCAGAGCCCGACCAATTTGACTCCGGAACAGCTTGAGCAAATCGCGTTTCTGAACCTGCAAATTCAGGACCTGACCCAGCAGGTACGCGACAGCCGGGACCAACTGGCGACCCTCAACGGCCGGATTTCCGCCGCCGAGACCGAGCAGGACGTCGAGCGGCTGACTGCCCAGCGCAACGCGATCATCCAGCAAATCAACGAGGCGCAGTCTACGATTGCCTCGTTCACCGATACGATTGCGTCGCTGCAGCAGCGCACAAACGCCATCGACATCGTCGAGCGCGCCCGCGTCCCTGCCGGGCCAAGCGGATCGCGCATCGAGACGTCCGTCATCCTCGGCGCTTTCGTCGGCGCGTTTCTGGCCTTCGGCGTCGCGCTGCTAATCGAATACCTCGACGACTCGATCCGGTCGACCGAAGAGTCGGCGCAGCTGCTGGCACTGCCCGTCCTCGGCGCGATCGTGCGACTGGGCCGGCGCACACGCAAGTATCCGGACATGTTGGTGACGAGCCAACCGTCGCTCTCGCCGTTTGTCGAGGGCTACCGCACGACCCGCGCAAATCTGTTGTTCATGCGCTCGGCGGCCCGCAAACGCACATACATCATCACCAGTGCCCAGCCTCAGGAAGGCAAGACCGTAACGGCGGTCAACATCGCGGCCACGATCGCGCAGTCGGGGCTGCGTGTGCTGCTGATCGACGCCGACCTGCGCCGGCCGCGCGTGCATGAGATGCTCGGGCTGGAGAATCAGGTGGGCCTGACGACGCTGCTCTTCGACGACCCGGTTGCGTCCGAAGTCATCAAGTCGGGCGAAGACGCCGGGCTGACGCCGGCGTTCTTGCAGTGTCTGCAGCCCAGCGGGGTCCCGGGCCTGCGCGTGATGACAAGCGGTTTCGTGCCGTCCAACCCGTCCGAGGTGCTCGGCTCCCGCACGATGCGCAGTTGGTTCGAGGTGATGTACAACGCGGCCGCCATCGACGCGATCGTGATCGACACGCCGCCATGCCTTGCTGCAGCAGACAGCATGGTCCTTGCCGTGAGCTCAGGCGGCAGTGTCGTGATCGTGTTAGATGCTGGAACGACCCGGCGTGGGGCGGCCGTGCGCGCGAAGGAGCAGTTCACCAAATTGGGCATCGAGCCGGCTGGGGTGATCGTCAACCGTCTCAACCCGCGCGACGAAGAGTACGGCTACTACTACGGCTACTATACGTCCGACAAGCCCAACACCCAGTCGCGGCGCCCGGACACGATGTCCAAACGGCCGGACACGCTGTCACGGCGGCCGGCTGCACCGGAGACGCAAGCCGGACGGTAA